Below is a window of Pseudomonas eucalypticola DNA.
GGTGCATGGCACCGTGGTCAACCGTGTGCCAGGGGGTCAGCGGTTCACGGCCGATCCAGATGTTCTCGGCGATGCTCATGTGCGGCATCAGGTTGAGTTCCTGGTGAATCATGGCGATACCGGACTTCAATGCCGCCAAGGGGTTGTCCAGGGTCACGGCTTCGCCGCGCAGGCGCAATTCACCGCTGTCAGGCTGGTGGATGCCGGCGATGATCTTCATCAGCGTCGACTTGCCCGCGCCGTTCTCGCCCATCAGGGCCAGCACTTCACCGCGGTGAACGCTCAGGCGAACATTGTCCAGGGCGGTCACACCGGGAAAGCGTTTGGTCACGCCGGCTACTTCCAGCAGGCATTCGTGTTCGGAGGGGTCGTTGGCATAGGCAAACATCGGGGTGCACTCCAGGGCTGGGCGGGCAATCAGTGTTTGAACTGGTCGGCGTTAGCGGCCGTGATCAACTGGAACGGTACCCACACCCATTGTTCGACGGGCTGCTTGTGGGCCATCTTCACAGCTGCGTCCACGGCGGCATCGGCCTGGCCTTTGGCGTCCTGATACACTGAAACCGCCAGGTCACCTTTCTTCACGGCGTTCAGGCCGTCGGGCGTGCCATCGACACCGCCAATCAGCACACTCCCCTCCTTCACCCCAGCCTGTTTGAGGGCCATCGCGGCACCAATGGCCATTTCGTCATTGTTGGAGAACACTGCATCGAACTTGCGGCCCTGGGTGATCCAGTCGTTGACCAGGTCCATGCCCTTCTGCCGCAGCCAGGTACCACTCTGTTCCTGGTCGATCTTGATGCCTGGGTATTTGGCCAGAATCTCTTTCACACCCTTGGTGCGCCCCTGGGTCGAGTTGTTGGCCAGGTCGCCCAGCAGGATCACCACGTTACCTTTGCCTCCCAGCTTATCGGCCAGATACTGGCCCTGCATTTCACCGGCCTTGATGTCGTCAGAGGCCACTACCACCACCCCCGCTGGAATCTTGCGGTCGTCAGGGCTGCGGTTGACGTAGATGAGGGGTATGCCGGCGTCGGTGGCCTCTTTGGTGATGCGCGCGGTCGCTGCGGTGTCGACGGGGTTGACGATGATGGCATCGACCTTCTGACTGATGAAGCTTTCCACCTGGCTGAGCTGCTTGACCACATCGCCCCGGGCATCTTCAAACTGCAGGGTGACCCCTTCGGGCACGGATTTGGCCTTGGCGCCCATGTCTTCGCGCAGGTAGGTCAACCAGGTGTCATCGAATTGCGACATGGCCACGCCAACCTTGAGGTCGGCCAGGGCGGCGCCGCTGGCCAGGGACACGGCCATGGCCAGGCAGAGGCGGCGGATAGCAGACGAGCGTGTGGAGCGCAGCGGCGTGGCTGGCGGGGTGGAGGTTTTCATCGACGGCACCTTTTTATTGTTGTGCTTGGTTTTTTCATCCACCACGCCGAATGCGCAATGGATGTGAAAGTCGGAACCTGCAATTGACTCTAGTAGAAAATAAATTCCATATCAAATGAATTTAGAATTTTGTTGCAACCTCCAGCGTAACCACCTCGCGCTGGTCGGCACTGCGCCGGGCAGCGTCCAGCACCACCAGGGCCTGCACCGCGTCGCGGGCGTCCACTGGCAACGGCCCGCCCTGGTCGATGGCCGCCTGCAACTGCTGATAGAACTGCGGCCAATTGCCCCGTTCGGAGGGGACTTTTTCCCGTTCCTGGCCCTGCTCGAACCAGCCCCAGCGGCGGTGTTCCTCCACCCCCCAAGTGTCGCCGGCGCTGGCCGGGGTAAGCCCGGCCTCCGCTTGCTCGCTTTGCACGTCCAGGCCATCGACACAATAGCTGCCGTGCTCGCCGCTGACCCGGAACCGCGGCCGCGGCGCGCTTTGCAGCGCGTGGCCGTACAAGTGGCTGACGACCCCGCTGGCGTGGGTCAAGGACATGAAGAAACCATGGTCCACACTGTGCTGGGGCTGTTGTTCCAGTTCGGCGTAGACCTGGCTGACCGGGCCGAACAGCAACAGCGCCTGGTCGACCAGATGGCTGCCCAGATCACGCAGCCAGCCACCCCCACTGTCGTTGCCGACATTGTCAGGTTCGAAACGCTCCATGGCCGACTCGAAGCGATGCACCCGGCCCAGCACACCCGTGTCCAGCAACTTGCGCACGGTGAGAAAATCCGAGTCCCAGCGCCGGTTCTGGTACACGCTCAGCGGCACCGCCTGGCGCTCGGCGGCGTCCACCAGCACTCGCGCCTGTTCAGCGTCGGCTGCGAACGGCTTGTCGCTGACCACCGCCACCCCATGCTCGATCGCTTCGAGCACCAGGCCAGGGCGGCCTTTGAGCGACGTCGAGATCACCACCGCGTCCACCCCCGCCGCCACCAACTGCGCGAGGGTGTCAAAGGCCGGCACACCGGGGTAATCGACCGCCAACTGTGCCCGCCGCTGCGGCGAACGGGTCACCACCCCCACCCAGGTGGCGTTGCCCAGCGACGCCAGCAGGGGTGCATGGAACACACGGCCACCCCGGCCATACCCTACAAGTCCGATACGCATGTCGCGCCCCTCCGGTTACGGTTCAATACTGGCGCGCTTGCGCCAGGTGTTCGTCCTGGCTGCGCCGAACCTCGGCCGTACGGGCGCTGTTGGACACTTGCGCGACGCCCACCCGCCACCAGGACAGGTAACCGTGGACCATGGTCTTGGGCAGCACCTTGATATCGATGAGGGTCGACACCGTCTGCTGACGGGCGTCGATCAGCGCCGCGTGCAACTGCTCCAGGGTACTGACCTTGTAGGTCTTGCAGCCATAGGCCGCGGCGCTCATGGCGTAGTCCACGGGCATGAAGCTGCCATCCAGGCGCCCGGTCTCGGGGTTGCGGTAACGGAATTCGGTACCGAAGCTGCCCATGCCATTGCCCATCTGCAGGTTGTTGATACAGCCGAAGGTCATGTTGTCCAGCAACAGCACGTTGATCTTGCGCCGTTCCTGAATGGAAGTGACCAGTTCCGAATGCAGCATCAGGTAAGAGCCGTCCCCCACCAGTGCATAGACCTCCCGCTGAGGCTCGGCCAGTTTCACCCCCAGGGCGGCGTTGACCTCGTAGCCCATGCACGAATAACCGTATTCCACGTGGTAACTGTTGGCACTGCGGGTCTGCCACACACGTTGCAGGTCGCCGGGCAGGCTGCCCGCTGCCGCGACCACCACGGCGTCGGCGTCGATCTGGCGGTTGATCACGCCCAGCACCTGACTCTGGGTCAGCGCAGAGCCCGTCAGCTCGATGAACTCACGCAGCACGGCCGGGTCCAGGCCATCGACCACTTCCGGCACGAAATCCTGACTGCTGTAGCCACGGTTGTAGACACGCTCCACCTCAGCGTGCAACTGCGCGCGCGCCTCGATCACCTGGTTACCCCAGGCGGCACGGTAGCCCTGGCGTGCCAAGGGGTCGGCCAACTGCTGCAGGGCCAGCTTGGCATCGCCCAGTACCTGCACGGCGTCCAGCTTGAGCACGTCGGCGCTGTTGACGTTGAGGTTGAGAAACTGCACCTCGGGGTTCTGGTACAACCACTTGGAGGACGTGGTGAAATCGGTGTAGCGGGTGCCGATGCCGATGATCAGATCGGCCTCCAGGGCCAACTGGTTAGCGGCCAGGCAGCCGGTTTCGCCAATGCCGCCCACATTCAGCGGGTGGCTGGAGACCAGGGTGCCTTTGCCCGCCTGGGTTTCGGCAAAGGGAATGTCGAAGCGTTCGGCGAAGGCCTGCAGGGTGTCCCCGGCGCCGGCATACTTGACCCCGCCGCCGCAGATGATCAGCGGTTTGCGCTTGCCAGCCAGCAACGCGGCGGCGTCGGCGATAGCGGCGTCCACCGGCGGGCGACGGTCCACGCGGTGCACCCGCCGGGCGAGGAAACTGTCGGGGTAGTCATGGGCCTCGGCCTGCACGTCCTGGGGCAGCGCCAAGGTCACGGCACCGGTCTCGGCCGGGTCGGTGAGTACGCGCATGGCCTGCAGCGCCGCGCTGATCAGTTGCTCGGGCCGGTTGATGCGGTCCCAGTATTTGCTCACGGCCTTGAAGGCATCGTTGGTGCTGATGCTCAGGTCATGGAACTGTTCGATCTGCTGCAACACCGGGTCGGGTTGGCGGCTGGCGTAGACGTCGCCCGGCAGCAACAGCAAGGGGATACGGTTGGCCGTGGCGGTAGCCGCTGCGGTCAGCATGTTCGCCGCCCCTGGCCCCACCGATGAGGTGCAGGCATAGATTTTGCGGCGCAGGTGCTGCTTGGCGAAACCGATGGCGGCGTGGGCCATGCCCTGCTCGTTGCGGCCCTGGTGCACCACCAGTTGGCCACCGTCCTGCTCCAGGGCCTGGCCAAGGCCCAGTACGTTGCCGTGGCCGAAAATAGTGAACACGCCTTCGACGAATTTGCTCTGCACGCCGTCCACTTCGATGTACTGGTTGTCCAGGAAACGCACCAGGGCCTGGGCCATGGTCAATCGTGTCGTGCTCATGTTCGCACCTTTTATTCTTCAAACGGGTTCTGTGGTCAATCGCGACATCGGGGCTCAGGGAAGCTGCTGGCTCAGGTAATTCATGCTCCGCCCCAGCGCCTGGCGAATATCGGCCAAGCCATGGACGCTCGCGGCGAACGGCTCCCATGACACGTAGCCGTCATAGCCACTGCTGAGCAGGCTGTCGATCTGCGCGGCGTTGCCGAGGATGTCGTGTTCGCCGATCAGCACGCGGTGCCCGTCCTGGATGCTGGCGAGCGGCGCCTCGGCGTCTTCCACGCCGCTGATGTGCACCAGCCCGGTGAGCGCCGGGAAGAACGCCTGTTCACCTGCCAGGTGGTGGTGGAAGGTGTCGTGCACCAGGCGGAACACGTCCAGGCCGCCGATGGCCTTGATCGCCTCCACGGCCTGGCCTTTGCGCCGCAACGCCGACTGTTCGAAACCCAGGGGCTCGACAAAGCCCAGCAAGCCATGTTCACGCAGAATGGGCGCCAACGCCGTGAGCGCTGTGCGCAGGCCGGCAGCGCGGGCGGCGGCGGCGCGGCTATCGCCCTGCTCGTTGAGCGGGCACATCACCAGGCCGGTAGCACCACAGTCACGAGCGTAGGCCGCCAATTTCAGGGCCTGGGCACGGCGCTCGTCATTCCATACGTCAAAGGGGTACAGGGCGTTGATCGACAGTACGCGGATGCCGTGGGCGGCACACAGGTCGCGCACCTGCTCCGGCGGCGTGCCATCTTCGATCTCGACCCCCTTGAGGTCGTTGCGAATCTCGATGGCATCGGCGTTGAGGGCCACGGCCAGGTCGATGAAGTCGGCCAGTGGCAGGTGGGGGGCAACCATGCGGTTGAGGGCGAAACGCAGGGGCTGGCGCATTTGTTATTGTTCTCCGGAAGAATGGCGCGGACGGGTTCGAATACGCGGTGGCCGCTTCCCGAGCTTCGCCCGGTCCCACAGGGACATGAGCAGCCATCCTGTGGGCAGGCAAGGTCAAAGGTCCAGCAGCCAGGCGTGCTGCGGGTCGTTGTAGAACTGCCAGACGCGCTTTGGCCCCGCCATCACGTTCAGGTAATAGTTCTCGTAGCCATACGGCACGCTCACCGGGTGATACCCCTCGGGCACCACCACCAGGTCGTTGTTTTCCACGGCCATGGTCTGGTCGACGCGGCGGTCGTCGGTGTAAACCCGCTGGAAGACAAAACCCTGGGGCGGGTTGACCTGGTGGTAATAGGTCTCTTCCAGGAAGCTCTCCTCGGGCAGTGCATCGCGGTCATGCTTGTGCGGTGGGTAGCTGGAGCTGTGGCCCGACGGCGTGCGCACCTCCACGACCAGCAGCGAATGGGCCACCTCGGTGTCGGGCAGGATGTCGCAGACGTAGCGGGTGTTGGCACCCTTGCCGCGGCTGCTGCGCTTCATGCTCTGGGGCGTGATGAGCCGCGCGTTCAACTCACCCACTGGCGCGCCAGGTGCCGCGCACACCGCCACTTGCATGTCGCTCAATGCTTCCAGGCGCGCCTGGCTGCCGGTGGGCAGGTACACCGCCCAGGGCGACTTGTCTTCGAACACCGACTGGCGCTCGCCCAGGTTGTCCCAGGTGAACGCACCCTGGACCGGCGCTTCGCCACTGAGGCTGGCGCGGCCGGTGAGAATCACCACGCACAGCTCCTTGTCACCGGCCGCCAGGGGCAGGCTTTCACCCAGGCTCAGGCGGTGGGCACTGAAGCCTACGTATTCCAGGGTATTGTCGGCCAGGCGTACCACTTCCTGGCCCTGTTGATGACTCTTGACCAGCAGGCTCATGCAGCAGTCCTCCGTTCACGGGCTTGGGCAAGCAAGGTATGCAGGGTGTCGAAGCCCTTTTTGGCATAGACATAGCTGGGGGCCACGGCGGGATCCTGTTCGGCCTCCACCACCAGCCAGCCCCGGTAATCCACCGCGAGCAGTTCGTCGATCAGCGGCGCGAAATCGATGTCGCCATCGCCCGGCACGGTGAAGGTGCCGTTGACGATGCAATCGGGAAAGCTCCACAGGTTGTTGCGCGCCAGTTGCACCACGGGCTTGCGCACATCCTTGAAGTGCACATGGCACACGCGCTGGATATGGGTGCGCAACACGGTCAGGGGGTCACCGCCGCCCATGTAGCAATGGCCGGCATCGAACAGCAGGCCCACCTGCGAGCCGGTCAGGGCCATGAGGGTGTCGATGTCCTGGGGCGCCTCCACGTAGGCGCCCATATGATGATGGTAGGCCAGGCGCACGCCCTGGCTGAGGGTAAAGGCCGCCAGTTCGTCGAGTTTCGCCGCGTAGTCTTCCCAGGCCTGGCGGCTATGGAAGCGCGGGCGTTCGACCAGGGGAATGCGCTTGCCCTGAATGGCGTCGGCCACCTCGCCGTAGACCAGCACGGTGGCGCCGTTGG
It encodes the following:
- a CDS encoding sugar ABC transporter substrate-binding protein, giving the protein MAVSLASGAALADLKVGVAMSQFDDTWLTYLREDMGAKAKSVPEGVTLQFEDARGDVVKQLSQVESFISQKVDAIIVNPVDTAATARITKEATDAGIPLIYVNRSPDDRKIPAGVVVVASDDIKAGEMQGQYLADKLGGKGNVVILLGDLANNSTQGRTKGVKEILAKYPGIKIDQEQSGTWLRQKGMDLVNDWITQGRKFDAVFSNNDEMAIGAAMALKQAGVKEGSVLIGGVDGTPDGLNAVKKGDLAVSVYQDAKGQADAAVDAAVKMAHKQPVEQWVWVPFQLITAANADQFKH
- a CDS encoding Gfo/Idh/MocA family oxidoreductase; this translates as MRIGLVGYGRGGRVFHAPLLASLGNATWVGVVTRSPQRRAQLAVDYPGVPAFDTLAQLVAAGVDAVVISTSLKGRPGLVLEAIEHGVAVVSDKPFAADAEQARVLVDAAERQAVPLSVYQNRRWDSDFLTVRKLLDTGVLGRVHRFESAMERFEPDNVGNDSGGGWLRDLGSHLVDQALLLFGPVSQVYAELEQQPQHSVDHGFFMSLTHASGVVSHLYGHALQSAPRPRFRVSGEHGSYCVDGLDVQSEQAEAGLTPASAGDTWGVEEHRRWGWFEQGQEREKVPSERGNWPQFYQQLQAAIDQGGPLPVDARDAVQALVVLDAARRSADQREVVTLEVATKF
- the iolD gene encoding 3D-(3,5/4)-trihydroxycyclohexane-1,2-dione acylhydrolase (decyclizing), coding for MSTTRLTMAQALVRFLDNQYIEVDGVQSKFVEGVFTIFGHGNVLGLGQALEQDGGQLVVHQGRNEQGMAHAAIGFAKQHLRRKIYACTSSVGPGAANMLTAAATATANRIPLLLLPGDVYASRQPDPVLQQIEQFHDLSISTNDAFKAVSKYWDRINRPEQLISAALQAMRVLTDPAETGAVTLALPQDVQAEAHDYPDSFLARRVHRVDRRPPVDAAIADAAALLAGKRKPLIICGGGVKYAGAGDTLQAFAERFDIPFAETQAGKGTLVSSHPLNVGGIGETGCLAANQLALEADLIIGIGTRYTDFTTSSKWLYQNPEVQFLNLNVNSADVLKLDAVQVLGDAKLALQQLADPLARQGYRAAWGNQVIEARAQLHAEVERVYNRGYSSQDFVPEVVDGLDPAVLREFIELTGSALTQSQVLGVINRQIDADAVVVAAAGSLPGDLQRVWQTRSANSYHVEYGYSCMGYEVNAALGVKLAEPQREVYALVGDGSYLMLHSELVTSIQERRKINVLLLDNMTFGCINNLQMGNGMGSFGTEFRYRNPETGRLDGSFMPVDYAMSAAAYGCKTYKVSTLEQLHAALIDARQQTVSTLIDIKVLPKTMVHGYLSWWRVGVAQVSNSARTAEVRRSQDEHLAQARQY
- a CDS encoding TIM barrel protein, with the protein product MRQPLRFALNRMVAPHLPLADFIDLAVALNADAIEIRNDLKGVEIEDGTPPEQVRDLCAAHGIRVLSINALYPFDVWNDERRAQALKLAAYARDCGATGLVMCPLNEQGDSRAAAARAAGLRTALTALAPILREHGLLGFVEPLGFEQSALRRKGQAVEAIKAIGGLDVFRLVHDTFHHHLAGEQAFFPALTGLVHISGVEDAEAPLASIQDGHRVLIGEHDILGNAAQIDSLLSSGYDGYVSWEPFAASVHGLADIRQALGRSMNYLSQQLP
- the iolB gene encoding 5-deoxy-glucuronate isomerase — encoded protein: MSLLVKSHQQGQEVVRLADNTLEYVGFSAHRLSLGESLPLAAGDKELCVVILTGRASLSGEAPVQGAFTWDNLGERQSVFEDKSPWAVYLPTGSQARLEALSDMQVAVCAAPGAPVGELNARLITPQSMKRSSRGKGANTRYVCDILPDTEVAHSLLVVEVRTPSGHSSSYPPHKHDRDALPEESFLEETYYHQVNPPQGFVFQRVYTDDRRVDQTMAVENNDLVVVPEGYHPVSVPYGYENYYLNVMAGPKRVWQFYNDPQHAWLLDL
- the iolE gene encoding myo-inosose-2 dehydratase, whose product is MPSAIRIGINPISWSNDDLPSLGGETPLSTALSEGKAIGYEGFELNGKFPKDGPGVAQVLEPHDLALVSGWYSGRLAQRTAAEEIDAIASHVQLLASNGATVLVYGEVADAIQGKRIPLVERPRFHSRQAWEDYAAKLDELAAFTLSQGVRLAYHHHMGAYVEAPQDIDTLMALTGSQVGLLFDAGHCYMGGGDPLTVLRTHIQRVCHVHFKDVRKPVVQLARNNLWSFPDCIVNGTFTVPGDGDIDFAPLIDELLAVDYRGWLVVEAEQDPAVAPSYVYAKKGFDTLHTLLAQARERRTAA